In Runella sp. SP2, the genomic window TCGCTTACGGCGCCAACGCCCAGACGTCCCTTAAAACGCTGCGGTTCTCACTCTACAACGAAACCTTGGGCGTACCTTCCGCCAAGCTCACCAAACTTCCTATTCACCCTGCAGTGAGTATTGGCACCGACCTACGGGTACGCTCGGGCAAGCATTGGCAAAAAGCCTTTGGCGTTGACTTGTATTATTATTACCAACAGTCGTTGGAGCACGCCCTCATGCTCGACGCGTCGTATCGGTTTGGGTATCGGTTCAATTTTGGATTGCAAACCAACCTACACACCGCGCTTGGCTACAAACACGCGATTTTGGCAGGCCAAAAGTATGCCCTAAAAAACGGCGAATACCAACCTACCTTGCATTTTGGCAAAGCCCAAGTCAACCTCAAACTCGGACTAGGGCTAGAATACCCGCTTTCGAAGCGTTATTCTGTCGCAGTTGATTACAAAACAATGGTCGCAGCACCCTTTGGCGACCGCATTATCCCTTTTACTATTCATACCTTCTTAGGGGCAGGTCTCAACATTCATTTACAACCATAAACTTCACAACAGTCCATGAAACGTATCTCATTCATACTCGTCATTGCGCTCTTTTCGCTTGGTTCATGCCGCGAAGAACTTGGCTCGGCGCAACCTTTGCCCAATTGTCCATTGACCAACACCCCCCCCCCCAAAGCCGCTAATTACCAAAAAATTATCGACAAGTTTATGGCAGCGGGCGCGGTGGGAGTGAGCGTCACCGTTCGGACGCCCGAAGGCACCTGGAGTGCTACCGCTGGCAAAGCCGACCTTGCCAACCACATCGACCTTAGCCCTT contains:
- a CDS encoding outer membrane beta-barrel protein, translated to MSLFNTKTLRYACLLAAGFIAYGANAQTSLKTLRFSLYNETLGVPSAKLTKLPIHPAVSIGTDLRVRSGKHWQKAFGVDLYYYYQQSLEHALMLDASYRFGYRFNFGLQTNLHTALGYKHAILAGQKYALKNGEYQPTLHFGKAQVNLKLGLGLEYPLSKRYSVAVDYKTMVAAPFGDRIIPFTIHTFLGAGLNIHLQP